In Fusarium oxysporum f. sp. lycopersici 4287 chromosome 4, whole genome shotgun sequence, a genomic segment contains:
- a CDS encoding hypothetical protein (At least one base has a quality score < 10): MAVSSLRPVIPFPFGTAAHNVSAEPLTTAVDRAALETSSKILDIIGRYRMKQDDNLYSHSDESTLKFIALIYTHVKAGKPVPMCLPAFPFKSPNSTSKTLGKLPDKGEEIALAHLSGLCSAIGDVYAPGAKLTIISDGLLTKTDLLGVPDRDVWAYGETLRSMAAEKEFHNISFARLRDLVEIDLPKDLEEMTYVANASNFRRALLNTFSKPGWSWDEVRQSDDQCMTYRGYIKFLQTDLETVYPVDGNRSKSKYKRGIEYIAKQMMARGDAFANAVRQKYPDHVRLSIHPSTGAVKLSISLLPTEQLYTTPWHCSVAYRLDGTIRTGMRSEFDNDESLELVYDNGRPSHYREKSPLLSWAEDKGGIAVDPMYPAGLIIRPANGAGSLTLEDIDTKKVRALSEINSPVVLKGFVKKPNRDRFIDFSHRFGTPLPWKFGLLLEVKDRGQDTRGLNNVLSAEPMPFHYDGLFKVVKQTDENGNEKTVSTPPQFQLFQGATSSPRDTGFTLFSSSTLFFKYLPSWLKQDISNLTWSVSTSAFDNTVLRGLPLAIDHPTTGKPCLRYHEPWPQSKTRFDASDITIDGLEVTESAAICETIDSVLYDRRVALYYAWDKGDILVSDNILMMHTRSDFTAGIDRELWRIHFD; the protein is encoded by the exons ATGGCTGTATCCAGTCTTCGTCCCGTGATCCCCTTCCCTTTTGGGACTGCCGCTCACAATGTCTCTGCTGAACCATTGACCACAGCTGTCGATAGGGCGGCTCTTGAGACATCAAGCAAaatccttgatatcatcggAAGATATCGCATGAAACAAGACGACAACCTCTACTCACATTCCGACGAGTCAACTCTCAAATTCATCGCTCTCATCTACACGCAcgtcaaggctggcaagccAGTCCCTATGTGCCTACCAGCTTTCCCTTTCAAGTCACCAAACTCGACATCAAAGACTTTGGGAAAGCTCCCTGATAAGGGTGAAGAGATTGCTCTTGCTCACCTGAGCGGACTTTGCAGCGCTATTGGTGATGTATATGCGCCAGGTGCCAAACTTACTATCATTTCCGATGGATTA CTAACGAAGACAGACCTGCTTGGTGTCCCAGATAGAGATGTCTGGGCATACGGCGAGACTCTTCGCTCGATGGCAGCTGAGAAGGAATTTCACAACATCTCCTTCGCACGACTTCgtgatcttgttgagatcgATCTACCAAAAGACCTCGAGGAGATGACCTATGTTGCCAACGCATCAAACTTTCGACGTGCActtctcaacaccttcaGCAAGCCCGGATGGAGTTGGGACGAAGTCCGCCAATCAGATGACCAGTGCATGACTTACCGCGGATACATCAAGTTTCTTCAAACAGATCTGGAAACAGTGTATCCGGTTGATGGGAACCGCAGCAAGTCAAAGTATAAGAGAGGAATTGAGTACATTGCGAAGCAAATGATGGCTCGTGGTGAT GCCTTTGCCAATGCTGTTCGACAAAAGTATCCTGACCATGTTCGCCTGTCAATCCATCCCTCAACTGGGGCTGTCAAGCTTTCCATCAGCCTTTTGCCTACCGAGCAACTCTACACCACGCCCTGGCATTGCAGCGTGGCTTACAGACTAGACGGTACCATCAGAACAGGGATGCGATCTGAGTTTGACAACGATGAGAGTCTCGAACTGGTCTACGACAACGGAAGACCTTCGCATTATCGCGAGAAGTCGCCTCTACTATCGTGGGCAGAAGACAAGGGCGGCATTGCCGTCGACCCGATGTACCCCGCTGGTCTGATAATTCGTCCTGCAAATGGAGCTGGCTCCCTTACACTTGAAGACATCGACACGAAGAAAGTTCGCGCCTTGTCAGAAATCAACTCGCCCGTTGTTCTCAAGGGATTTGTCAAGAAGCCTAATCGTGACCGCTTCATTGACTTCAGCCACCGTTTCGGAACACCCTTACCTTGGAAGTTCGGCCTGTTGCTTGAAGTCAAGGACCGAGGGCAAGATACTCGAGGCCTGAACAACGTTCTATCTGCAGAGCCTATGCCATTCCACTACGATGGTCTGTTCAAGGTCGTCAAGCAGACAGATGAGAATGGAAATGAAAAGACAGTCTCGACTCCACCTCA ATTCCAGCTCTTCCAGGGCGCTACATCCTCACCTAGAGATACCGGTTTCAcccttttctcttcatcaactctaTTCTTCAAGTACCTCCCATCATGGTTGAAGCAGGACATCTCCAACCTCACCTGGAGTGTGTCTACATCAGCATTCGACAACACCGTCCTGAGAGGCCTGCCTCTAGCTATCGACCATCCTACGACCGGCAAGCCATGTCTTCGATACCACGAGCCTTGGCCTCAGTCCAAGACACGATTTGATGCTTCGGATATTACGATTGACGGACTTGAGGTTACTGAGAGTGCTGCTATCTGCGAAACTATCGACTCGGTTCTTTATGATCGTCGGGTTGCGTTGTACTATGCTTGGGATAAGGGCGATATTCTGGTCAGCGATAACATCTTGATGATGCATACCAGGAGTGATTTCACTGCGGGGATTGATCGTGAGCTGTGGAGAATTCACTTTGACTAG
- a CDS encoding amidohydrolase ytcJ-like: MAKTLFVNGRILSKTETGLNGNAHFSDCMLIQDDKIVAVGSRNEISQTLGSDIHIRNLDQRVVLPSFIDGHMHLLLLGQSLRKLDLSRCTSLEDIRSCIRKYAAENPETPTILCKGWRHYMTPGGVTAAMLDDLDPRPIFIDAGSLHSCWCNTAALEELEVDGMPDPAGGKIYRDVDGKPSGLLDEGAMMSIIWPFQAKSSPKHERIEAIRAAVKEYNAAGYTGAVEMAMDEEAWDALVTLKETEPNLSLRLAAHWLIKPTANLEQNSKQVQRAIELSKQYNSTTSPNLRLVGIKVITDGIVDACTAYLSEPYATSGCPPPIWEPEFLEPVVKEADAGGLQVALHAIGDGAVRMAIDAIEKHATPGRRHRIEHLELVSPEDAKRLGKLGLTASIQPIHADPTALTTWPELIGEERYERAFAYREFADAGALMAIGTDSPTSPWSPMHNFHVAINRQSSKNPENPRIVHEHFRLGLCETFVAGTEGAARSVFAEDRVGSLTPGKLADFIVVDMEWDPKTLLKAEVKETWFGGSRVF; encoded by the exons ATGGCAAAAACATTATTCGTCAACGGCCGGATCCTGTCCAAGACAGAGACAGGCCTCAACGGCAACGCCCATTTCTCAGATTGCATGCTCATCCAAGACGACAAAATTGTCGCGGTCGGGTCTCGTAATGAGATCTCCCAGACTCTAGGTTCAGACATCCACATTCGCAATCTTGATCAGCGCGTCGTTCTTCCCAGCTTCATCGATGGCCATATGCATCTCCTCCTACTCGGTCAATCGCTCCGAAAGCTCGACCTTTCAAGGTGTACTTCACTTGAGGACATCCGTTCATGTATCCGAAAATACGCTGCTGAAAACCCAGAGACACCAACTATCCTTTGCAAAGGATGGAGGCATTACATGACGCCGGGTGGGGTTACGGCAGCAATGCTAGATGATCTTGATCCACGACCTATTTTCATCGATGCAGGCTCTTTACACTCCTGCTGGTGCAATACCGCGGCTCTagaggagcttgaggttgatggtaTGCCAGATCCAGCTGGTGGCAAGATTTATCGTGATGTAGATGGAAAGCCATCTGGGCTTTTGGACGAGGGCGCCATGATGTCGATCA TTTGGCCTTTCCAAGCAAAGTCATCCCCCAAACATGAACGAATAGAGGCTATCCGCGCCGCCGTGAAGGAGTACAACGCAGCTGGCTACACTGGCGCAGTCGAAATGGCCATGGATGAGGAAGCATGGGATGCACTCGTTACTCTCAAAGAAACAGAACCCAATCTGTCACTGAGATTAGCAGCCCATTGGCTCATCAAACCAACCGCCAACCTGGAGCAAAACTCAAAACAAGTGCAGCGAGCCATCGAGCTGAGCAAGCAGTACAACTCGACAACAAGTCCTAATCTTCGACTTGTTGGAATTAAGGTCATCACCGACGGTATTGTCGACGCATGTACTGCCTACCTCTCTGAGCCGTATGCCACTTCTGGATGCCCACCACCTATCTGGGAGCCTGAGTTCCTCGAACCCGTTGTCAAAGAGGCTGATGCTGGTGGCTTACAAGTTGCCCTACATGCGATTGGCGACGGCGCCGTCAGAATGGCTATTGATGCTATTGAGAAGCACGCTACACCAGGTCGAAGGCATAGAATTGAGCACTTGGAGCTCGTTTCCCCAGAAGACGCTAAGAGGCTTGGAAAGCTTGGTCTAACAGCATCCATCCAGCCCATTCACGCAGACCCAACAGCATTGACAACATGGCCTGAACTCATTGGGGAGGAGAGATACGAAAGAGCATTTGCATATCGCGAGTTCGCTGATGCAGGTGCCTTGATGGCGATTGGTACTGATAGCCCTACATCACCATGGTCGCCTATGCATAATTTCCATGTCGCTATCAACAGGCAGTCCTCCAAGAACCCGGAGAATCCCAGGATAGTACACGAGCATTTTAGATTAGGCTTGTGTGAGACATTTGTCGCCGGTACAGAAGGTGCAGCGCGAAGTGTTTTTGCTGAAGATCGTGTTGGAAGCTTGACACCTGGGAAACTGGCAGACTTTATTGTTGTTGACATGGAATGGGATCCGAAGACATTACTCAAGGCTGAGGTGAAGGAGACCTGGTTTGGAGGATCCCGGGTATTCTAA
- a CDS encoding hypothetical protein (At least one base has a quality score < 10): MIATGIQRSDAPGGFSSSTWSAWPQDDLSFTQALTAVSNIVFSYAFAAAQFSFMSEMHTPADFTKSIVTLGLTEIVLYTITGSVIYAFVGQDVQSPALLSASPLVSKVAFGIALPVIYISGSINATVACRFIHGRLYKNSITRFINTRKGWITWLAVVAFVIFLSWVIAEAIPFFSELLGICAALFISGFSFWIPPIMWFFLLKEGNWYDKHNVKRAACNCIVFVVGFFVFIAGTYASIDQIIAKFHGGSVGRPFLLQCGLRLCHPNSWVRRFAHGSIL; this comes from the exons atGATCGCCACTGGTATTCAGAGATCAGACGCCCCAGGtggcttctcatcttccacTTGGTCAGCGTGGCCACAGGACGACCTCAGCTTTACGCAAGCCCTTACAGCAGTCTCCAACATCGTGTTCTCGTATGCGTTTGCTGCGGCCCAATTTTCCTTCATGTCCGAGATGCATACCCCGGCCGACTTTACGAAATCGATCGTCACTCTTGGTCTTACAGAAATCGTTCTATATACAATCACAGGATCAGTCATCTATGCATTCGTCGGACAGGACGTTCAGTCCCCCGCCTTGTTATCCGCCAGCCCGTTAGTGTCGAAAGTAGCTTTTGGCATTGCCTTGCCTGTAATCTATATCTCAGGCTCAATCAACGCCACTGTTGCTTGCAGATTCATCCACGGTCGACTTTACAAGAACTCAATTACTCGGTTCATTAATACCCGCAAAGGCTGGATCACTTGGTTGGCTGTCGTTGCCTTTGTGATCTTCCTATCATGGGTTATCGCAGAGGCTATTCCATTTTTCTCCGAGCTGCTGGGAATCTGTGCCGCGCTCTTTATTTCGGGATTTTCGTTCTGGATCCCTCCTATTATGTggttcttccttctcaaggAGGGAAATTGGTACGACAAGCATAATGTCAAGCGTGCTGCATGCAACTGCATTGTCTTTGTCGTCGGTTTCTTTGTGTTTATTGCTGGCACATACGCCAGCATTGACCAGATC ATTGCCAAATTCCACGGAGGCAGCGTTGGCAGGCCTTTTCTCCTGCAATGTGGCTTAAGGCTTTGTCATCCGAATTCTTGGGTACGGAGATTTGCACATGGGTCCATTCTATAA